One Candidatus Hydrogenedentota bacterium DNA segment encodes these proteins:
- a CDS encoding DUF5107 domain-containing protein, whose product MRRVVTLGLAVLAVFQAEAGPARAWEGTITLPTYLIYSSDFNPHFYDIEGVIIHPYTMQDDLGDERVDREYRAVFVENEFLKVTCLPQLGGRIHSVFDKTTNHEMFHTNTVIKPGLIAMRGAWISGGIEWNRGPQGHTVTSFSPVNVTSRENKDGSASLIIGNIESNFYTKWDVVLTLYPDKAYLDEEIAIYNPTDGVHSYYFWNCTAFPCKPGTRFIYPMTLGQDHDGKQFFSWPIHEGKDITWLKNYDKPSSVFAYQCAFDFFGAYDVDDDRGIVQFGDHRVITGKKAWTWGQSGDGIASQRALHDDGSQYIEVQSGPLQTQADYGLLGPRQKIAWREWWYPVHGLGDGFEYATKDVAIQTRWPESGAGTLEVRMIGTGVYPGAICSIRSGSTPTVQTVDLSPYTPVVLHSPAGKSGAATIEVRTADGEELARYTSPLEIPPRTAPPPPAASGAEPTVEELYIQGVGHEERIEPGPAREAYEKALALDPGYSDALVALARLDYCRGNYAQAAERATKAAERDPGKGMAWYYLGLALLELPAEQRAMHPVDAAYKVVGTLDHKLLGHDLAGRAFMRERRYAEAVREFQAAVAADPGDAMANNHLITALYATGNRKDANLRAAVRTGADPLDFIPRAIVGLGDRRALDTFCDYVKRKSGHPDADVSHVTHFLIDAGLHAEAYDMVSTFYGEPVPNPTGVIYHGEFPDTRLRAGPWYTLAWLAHMTNNDAKAKDYLDRGEVQIPHYAFSAKPSHRDIYEYAISVDPDNANAHLSLGNLLAHLGDLEGAVKHWQTATETSNPYSVPFRNLGMHAWKKENNLQKAADFFAKAITAWPSDQTLYCDAASILIADNKRPEAIALIEGMPLDHPRRGDITVLLANAYNDEKRYDDAIALLEQANFSNWELNTASWRAFHAAHIERGKVRLEAGEHQGALDDFTAALTYPDNLGVGRSAKPEESEALYWKGKALAALGRSDDARAAWTEGAGGADNSDKQKEYIKLCKDALAAAP is encoded by the coding sequence ATGCGACGCGTCGTCACGTTAGGGCTCGCAGTGTTGGCGGTCTTTCAGGCAGAAGCCGGGCCCGCGCGCGCGTGGGAAGGCACGATTACGCTGCCGACGTATTTGATCTACAGCAGCGATTTTAATCCGCACTTCTACGACATCGAAGGCGTCATCATTCATCCGTACACGATGCAGGACGATCTGGGCGACGAGCGCGTCGATCGCGAGTACCGCGCCGTGTTTGTCGAAAACGAGTTTCTCAAGGTGACCTGCCTGCCGCAACTCGGCGGGCGCATCCACTCCGTGTTCGACAAGACTACAAACCACGAGATGTTCCACACGAACACGGTGATCAAGCCCGGCCTCATCGCGATGCGCGGCGCGTGGATTTCCGGCGGCATCGAATGGAACCGCGGACCGCAGGGCCATACCGTCACCAGCTTTTCGCCGGTCAACGTCACCTCGCGCGAGAACAAGGACGGCTCGGCGTCGCTCATTATCGGCAACATCGAGTCGAACTTTTACACGAAATGGGACGTTGTACTCACCCTGTACCCGGACAAGGCGTACCTCGATGAGGAAATCGCCATCTACAATCCCACCGACGGCGTGCACAGCTATTACTTCTGGAACTGTACGGCGTTTCCGTGCAAGCCCGGAACGCGGTTCATTTATCCGATGACGCTCGGTCAGGACCACGACGGAAAACAATTTTTCTCGTGGCCCATTCACGAGGGCAAGGACATCACGTGGCTCAAAAACTACGACAAGCCGTCCTCCGTGTTCGCGTACCAATGCGCATTCGACTTCTTCGGCGCGTATGACGTGGACGACGATCGCGGGATCGTGCAGTTCGGCGACCACCGCGTGATCACCGGCAAGAAGGCCTGGACCTGGGGCCAGTCCGGCGACGGCATCGCAAGCCAGCGCGCGCTCCACGACGACGGCAGCCAGTACATCGAAGTGCAGAGCGGGCCGCTGCAGACGCAGGCGGACTACGGCCTCCTGGGGCCGCGCCAAAAGATTGCGTGGCGGGAGTGGTGGTATCCCGTGCACGGACTCGGCGACGGATTCGAGTACGCGACGAAGGACGTGGCCATTCAAACCAGGTGGCCGGAGTCAGGCGCCGGTACGCTGGAAGTGCGCATGATCGGCACCGGCGTTTATCCCGGCGCGATTTGCAGCATTCGCAGCGGCAGCACTCCAACGGTCCAGACCGTGGACCTTTCACCCTATACGCCCGTCGTGTTGCACTCACCCGCCGGGAAAAGCGGCGCCGCAACGATCGAAGTGCGCACGGCGGACGGCGAAGAACTTGCACGGTACACGTCGCCGCTCGAGATTCCGCCGCGCACGGCGCCGCCGCCGCCTGCAGCGAGCGGCGCGGAGCCGACGGTCGAGGAACTGTACATACAGGGCGTCGGGCACGAGGAGCGCATCGAACCCGGGCCCGCGCGGGAAGCGTATGAAAAGGCGCTGGCGCTCGATCCGGGATACAGCGATGCGCTCGTGGCGCTCGCGCGGCTCGACTATTGCCGCGGCAATTATGCGCAGGCCGCCGAGCGCGCGACGAAGGCGGCCGAGCGCGACCCGGGCAAGGGCATGGCGTGGTATTACCTCGGCCTCGCCCTGCTCGAGTTGCCCGCCGAGCAGCGCGCGATGCATCCCGTCGATGCCGCGTACAAGGTCGTTGGAACGCTCGACCATAAACTGTTGGGCCATGACCTCGCGGGCCGGGCGTTCATGCGCGAGCGCCGCTACGCCGAGGCGGTGCGCGAGTTTCAGGCGGCCGTGGCCGCTGATCCCGGCGACGCGATGGCGAACAACCATCTGATCACCGCGCTCTACGCAACAGGCAACCGAAAGGACGCGAACCTGCGCGCGGCAGTGCGAACGGGCGCGGATCCGTTGGACTTCATTCCGCGCGCCATCGTGGGCCTCGGCGACCGGCGCGCGCTAGACACGTTCTGCGATTACGTGAAGAGAAAATCCGGTCACCCGGACGCGGACGTTTCTCATGTCACGCACTTTTTGATTGATGCAGGACTCCACGCGGAGGCGTACGACATGGTGAGCACGTTCTACGGAGAACCGGTGCCCAACCCGACCGGCGTGATTTACCACGGTGAGTTTCCCGACACGCGCCTGCGCGCGGGCCCGTGGTACACGCTCGCATGGCTTGCCCATATGACGAACAACGACGCGAAGGCCAAGGACTATCTCGATCGGGGAGAGGTGCAAATTCCGCATTACGCTTTCTCCGCCAAGCCGAGCCACAGGGACATTTACGAATACGCCATTTCGGTCGATCCGGACAACGCGAACGCGCACCTTTCGCTGGGCAATTTGCTGGCGCATCTCGGCGATCTCGAAGGGGCGGTCAAACACTGGCAAACGGCCACCGAGACCAGCAACCCCTATAGCGTGCCGTTCCGAAATCTCGGAATGCACGCGTGGAAAAAGGAGAACAACCTGCAGAAAGCGGCGGACTTTTTCGCCAAAGCCATCACGGCGTGGCCGTCGGACCAGACGCTCTACTGCGACGCGGCGAGTATTCTCATCGCCGACAATAAGCGCCCGGAGGCAATCGCGCTTATCGAAGGCATGCCGCTCGACCATCCCCGCCGCGGCGACATTACCGTGCTGCTCGCCAACGCGTATAACGACGAGAAACGCTACGACGATGCCATCGCGTTGCTCGAACAGGCGAACTTCTCGAATTGGGAACTGAACACAGCGTCGTGGCGGGCGTTCCACGCCGCGCACATCGAGCGCGGCAAAGTCCGCCTCGAGGCCGGCGAACACCAGGGGGCGCTCGACGACTTCACGGCGGCGTTGACCTACCCCGACAACCTCGGCGTCGGCCGGTCCGCCAAACCGGAGGAAAGCGAGGCGCTCTACTGGAAAGGCAAAGCCCTCGCCGCCCTCGGCAGGTCCGATGACGCTCGTGCCGCCTGGACCGAAGGCGCCGGCGGCGCGGACAACTCCGACAAGCAGAAGGAATACATCAAACTCTGCAAGGACGCACTCGCGGCAGCGCCTTAA
- a CDS encoding DJ-1/PfpI family protein, with amino-acid sequence MGYTFGIVLFDNAEELDWAGPWEVLAAAAQMNHEDKVVTIAQHDRPITCAKGLRVLADHTFENAPKLDVVLVPGGQGTRTEVNNPALIEWLQRVGAECKWVTSVCTGALILHGAGFAKGKRVTTYWGFVDQLRARGDVTVLENMRYVQDGNLVTAAGVSAGIDMALWLLGQIHGPEFARRVQQYIEYYPQPPYEE; translated from the coding sequence ATGGGCTATACGTTCGGCATCGTGTTGTTCGACAACGCGGAAGAACTCGATTGGGCGGGGCCGTGGGAAGTGCTCGCAGCCGCCGCACAGATGAACCACGAAGACAAGGTCGTCACGATCGCGCAGCACGACCGGCCCATTACGTGCGCAAAAGGGTTGCGTGTGCTCGCCGATCATACGTTCGAGAACGCACCCAAGCTCGACGTCGTCCTTGTGCCCGGCGGGCAGGGTACGCGCACCGAAGTGAACAACCCCGCACTCATCGAGTGGCTCCAGCGCGTCGGCGCGGAGTGCAAGTGGGTCACGAGCGTGTGTACGGGCGCGCTCATACTCCACGGCGCGGGCTTCGCGAAGGGCAAGCGCGTGACAACGTACTGGGGGTTCGTCGACCAACTCCGCGCGCGCGGCGACGTGACCGTGCTCGAGAACATGCGCTACGTGCAGGACGGAAACCTCGTCACTGCGGCTGGCGTTTCCGCGGGAATCGATATGGCGCTGTGGTTGCTGGGCCAAATCCACGGCCCCGAGTTCGCGCGCCGTGTGCAGCAGTATATCGAGTATTATCCGCAACCGCCCTACGAAGAGTGA
- a CDS encoding type II toxin-antitoxin system VapC family toxin, whose amino-acid sequence MAVSVYIETSVVSYFVARPSRDLVIAAYQRATQELWPRLLADYTTYISALVYDESSKGDPELAQQRLTAIAPFPMLEVDDTARSLAQVLMDGSAMPARFPEDALHIAVCAVSGVQILLTWNFTHLNNPFTRLKIRKLVNSAGYVCPEVCSPNELLELEP is encoded by the coding sequence ATGGCCGTTTCAGTGTATATCGAGACATCGGTCGTCAGCTACTTCGTGGCGCGGCCAAGTCGAGACCTTGTGATAGCGGCTTACCAAAGGGCAACCCAAGAACTTTGGCCGAGATTGCTGGCAGACTACACAACCTACATCTCTGCCCTGGTCTACGACGAGTCTTCCAAGGGAGACCCAGAACTGGCGCAACAACGACTGACCGCGATCGCACCGTTTCCAATGCTCGAAGTTGATGATACGGCCCGCTCTCTCGCACAAGTCCTCATGGATGGAAGCGCGATGCCGGCGCGGTTTCCCGAAGACGCATTGCACATCGCGGTCTGCGCGGTCAGTGGTGTTCAGATTCTGTTGACATGGAACTTCACACACCTTAATAATCCGTTTACGCGGCTCAAAATCCGCAAGCTCGTCAATTCAGCAGGTTATGTCTGCCCAGAAGTCTGTTCTCCAAACGAGTTACTGGAGTTGGAACCATGA
- the rbsK gene encoding ribokinase has translation MNSPRVLVVGSANIDLVTRVPRIPRPGESIIGHSFATFTGGKGANQAVAAARLGAETYFAGCVGKDAFGEMQRQSLSREGISLRYLTQHATEPTGTAVIFVADNGENAIVVTPAANNGVSPGDVNRFESDLREFDAVLLQLEIPLDTVEAVLVAAREAGVLTVLDAGPAQQVPAKLIELARIVSPNETEAEAMTGIAVTSVETARQAAANLIEQGAREVVVKMGGGGALYMSVDEWFHVPAFNVKPVDTVAAGDAFTAALALQWGARSASEAVRYANAAGALATLTAGAQPAMPTRDSVEKFLKSKEV, from the coding sequence TTGAACAGTCCGCGCGTCTTGGTAGTTGGCAGCGCGAACATCGATCTGGTGACGCGCGTGCCGCGCATTCCGCGGCCGGGCGAATCCATCATTGGCCATTCGTTCGCCACGTTCACGGGAGGCAAGGGTGCGAACCAGGCTGTCGCCGCCGCGCGCCTTGGCGCGGAGACGTATTTCGCCGGATGTGTCGGTAAGGATGCGTTCGGCGAGATGCAGCGGCAGAGCTTGTCGAGGGAAGGCATCAGCCTTCGCTACCTCACGCAACATGCGACCGAACCGACCGGCACCGCGGTCATCTTCGTGGCGGACAACGGCGAGAATGCGATCGTCGTCACGCCCGCAGCCAACAACGGCGTTTCGCCCGGCGACGTCAACCGGTTCGAGAGCGACCTGCGCGAGTTCGACGCCGTGTTGCTGCAACTCGAGATTCCGCTCGATACCGTCGAGGCGGTCCTTGTTGCCGCGCGCGAGGCGGGCGTGTTGACCGTGCTCGACGCGGGGCCTGCGCAGCAGGTGCCGGCAAAGCTCATCGAGCTTGCGCGCATCGTCTCGCCGAACGAAACCGAAGCGGAGGCAATGACGGGCATCGCCGTCACGTCCGTCGAGACCGCGCGGCAGGCCGCGGCGAACCTGATCGAACAGGGCGCGCGCGAAGTCGTCGTGAAAATGGGCGGCGGCGGCGCGTTGTACATGAGCGTGGACGAGTGGTTCCATGTGCCCGCCTTTAATGTGAAGCCCGTCGACACTGTCGCAGCGGGCGACGCGTTCACCGCGGCGCTCGCGTTACAGTGGGGCGCGAGATCGGCGTCCGAAGCGGTGCGCTACGCAAACGCCGCGGGCGCGTTGGCGACGCTCACCGCCGGGGCCCAACCGGCCATGCCCACGCGGGACTCGGTCGAGAAATTTCTAAAGAGTAAGGAAGTTTAG
- a CDS encoding sugar transferase → MGGEPNPAHDRSRAQTRGGALLYFDLAAFIAAIVLALVIRFGPSVPPEHQIPYLYFWPLLAVWRVFCAGAFDLYNFRRRLTLSDFGFNACGAAVVAVLGGYVLLSTVQLYYLPDTKLSRVAAGIDMALLAAWFTLSRWFVLVWRRAKGRRVRLLVLGPEESHAEIADEIRAHAPKMLEVATANGGTVLSYAERLAGAIAERPIDQIILADVNLPQAELNALLAQCDRTNADVFLFPGIDMSIMASARVCSIAGLPLVPLRPTILTSVYGPVKRIADVVVSMSLLVAGAPIAALVALLIRAESRGPVLFAQDRAGLGRRLFRLYKFRTMIADAESQTGPVLSREGDPRVTRVGTFLRKYRIDEWPQLWNVLIGDMSLVGPRPERPEFIDRFIAENPLYERRFLVKPGLTGLAQIHGRYDSDYAHKLRYDLIYINSVSAITDAHILLATAKTILTAHGAR, encoded by the coding sequence ATGGGTGGGGAGCCAAATCCGGCGCATGATCGCAGCCGCGCGCAAACCAGGGGCGGCGCGTTGCTGTACTTCGATCTCGCCGCGTTCATTGCGGCCATCGTGCTCGCCCTGGTCATTCGGTTTGGTCCGTCCGTCCCGCCGGAACATCAGATTCCGTACCTGTACTTCTGGCCCCTGCTCGCCGTGTGGCGCGTGTTTTGCGCGGGCGCGTTCGATCTCTACAACTTTCGCCGGCGATTGACCCTGAGCGATTTCGGGTTTAACGCGTGCGGCGCGGCCGTAGTCGCAGTGCTGGGCGGATACGTGCTCCTCTCGACCGTGCAGTTGTATTACTTGCCGGACACGAAGCTTTCCCGCGTCGCCGCGGGGATCGATATGGCGTTGCTCGCGGCATGGTTCACGTTGTCGCGTTGGTTCGTCCTGGTGTGGCGGCGTGCAAAGGGCCGTCGCGTGCGGCTGCTTGTGCTCGGGCCGGAGGAGTCGCACGCGGAGATCGCCGACGAGATTCGCGCCCACGCGCCGAAGATGCTCGAAGTGGCGACAGCCAACGGCGGTACTGTCCTGTCGTATGCCGAGCGGCTCGCGGGCGCGATTGCGGAAAGGCCCATCGATCAAATCATTCTCGCCGACGTAAATCTGCCGCAGGCCGAACTCAACGCGCTGCTGGCGCAATGCGATCGCACCAACGCCGACGTGTTCCTGTTCCCCGGGATTGATATGTCCATCATGGCAAGCGCGCGCGTGTGCAGCATCGCGGGACTGCCCCTCGTGCCGCTGCGCCCAACGATCCTTACCAGCGTGTACGGTCCTGTGAAGCGAATCGCCGATGTCGTTGTGTCCATGTCGCTGCTCGTCGCCGGCGCGCCGATCGCCGCGCTCGTAGCGCTGCTCATACGCGCGGAATCGCGCGGGCCGGTGCTCTTCGCGCAGGACCGTGCGGGCCTTGGCCGCCGCCTGTTTCGCCTCTACAAGTTCCGCACGATGATCGCCGACGCCGAATCGCAAACGGGCCCGGTGCTCTCGCGCGAAGGCGACCCGCGCGTGACGCGCGTCGGTACGTTCCTGCGCAAGTACCGCATCGACGAATGGCCGCAACTGTGGAACGTCTTGATTGGCGACATGAGCCTTGTGGGGCCTCGGCCGGAACGCCCGGAGTTTATCGACCGTTTCATCGCGGAGAACCCGCTGTACGAGCGGCGGTTCCTGGTGAAGCCGGGCCTCACCGGCCTTGCGCAAATTCATGGAAGGTATGACAGCGACTACGCGCATAAGCTTCGGTACGATTTGATCTACATCAATTCCGTATCGGCGATTACCGACGCGCACATTCTGTTGGCGACCGCGAAGACGATTCTTACGGCGCACGGTGCGCGGTAG
- the rpe gene encoding ribulose-phosphate 3-epimerase — MTTLKYAASVMCANLARLEDDLRELEQAGCDELHFDIMDGQFVPNFTLGFDFIKAARRVCGLPCHAHLMIAKPEDYIDRFVEAGCNTVTVHVETCIHAHRTLAQIRGAGASPGIALNPATPLTKLDFLFDHIDRVLVMTVDPGYAGQKIIPNSFERVRILRENINYRERAVAIEVDGNINVRNAAQLANAGANVFVLGTSSIFKGNGRLGEALHSFKQKVAAERTTA; from the coding sequence GTGACTACATTGAAATACGCTGCATCCGTCATGTGCGCGAACCTCGCGCGGCTCGAAGACGACTTGCGCGAACTCGAACAGGCGGGATGCGACGAGCTGCACTTCGACATCATGGACGGCCAGTTCGTGCCGAATTTCACGCTTGGCTTCGATTTCATCAAGGCGGCGCGGCGTGTGTGCGGATTGCCGTGCCATGCCCACCTGATGATCGCGAAACCGGAGGACTACATCGATCGGTTCGTCGAGGCCGGGTGCAACACCGTGACGGTCCACGTCGAGACCTGCATCCATGCGCACCGCACGCTCGCGCAAATTCGCGGCGCAGGGGCATCGCCCGGCATAGCGCTGAACCCTGCGACGCCACTGACAAAACTGGATTTCCTGTTCGACCACATCGACCGCGTTCTCGTGATGACCGTCGATCCCGGTTACGCGGGACAGAAGATCATTCCGAATTCATTCGAGCGTGTGCGCATCCTGCGTGAAAACATCAACTACCGCGAACGGGCCGTCGCGATCGAAGTGGACGGCAACATTAACGTCCGCAACGCCGCTCAACTCGCCAACGCCGGTGCAAACGTCTTCGTGCTCGGCACCTCGAGCATCTTTAAGGGCAACGGACGCCTGGGCGAGGCGCTGCACTCGTTCAAGCAAAAAGTGGCCGCTGAGCGAACAACCGCCTAA